GCAGTACTAGATGCTCGGAACTGCACCCACTATCAAGTTCGCGAAGCCAGGATTGCAGACGTTCAAGTCTACATCAGCGATCAACACGCGGTCGATCAATTCTTCAATGCCGTATACACTCTCAAGCCCATACCGGATCGCTTAGCGTAACACCTACCAGTGACCGAACCAAGAAGATTTCGCTTTTTAGTCACTGGTAATTGATAAGTCAATTCATCCAACACCAACACAAAACAGGAGAAGTTCAAATGCCTATTATTCGCGTCACCCTCTTAGAAGACTTCGCTAGTTCCCAGCAAAAAAGCGAGATTGTTCAAGAATTAAGTAATACCCTTGCAAATGTCATGGGTGAAATTGTCCGTCCTTACACCTATGCCTTGGTTGATGAAGTCTCATCAGGTGCTTGGAGTATTCAAGGTGGGGCGCTGATGACTGAAGAAATGATGAGAGCTGGGATCGGCACATCAAATCAGCAACGGGCGCTTCGCTTGACTGAACAGCGTGTCAGACAAGCATACGACGTGCTAGCTAGCGGAGACAGACAGAGAATTGAGGAGTACTGGGATAAAGATATGACCTGGTTAGTTCCAGGGCACAATCAGATCTCTGGCTTGAAAAGAGGCTTAGATGAGTTCCTGTCTTTCATGGACAAGGTAGGATTCCTCACCGACAACAGTTTCCAAATGTCCTGGGATAGAGTTCTAATTACTGGAGACACTTCTGTAGATATCAGACACAATACCGGACATCGTGCTGGAGACGAAACTAGACGGCTCGATATCGACGTTGTCCACGTCCTGCGCTGGCACGAAGGCAAAGTGATTGAAGGTAGAGGAGCTATTTTTGGCGACGGTACTGCCCAGTTTGACGAGTTCTGGCGTTAAAGACCAAAAGAAGTTAGAGATTGGGGATTAGCAATCTAGCTCCATAACTCTTGTCTATCCCCCCTAATTCCTGACAGTAACATTCGCATTTTCATGACTTTCAAATATGGGTTTATTAGCATCTCTTACTGAATCTGAAGTTCGACAGTTTGTAGGCGAGTGGTATCAAAAATTAGACATCCACGCCCCCATTTCAGAATTTTTACCTTTGTTAGCTGGTGAAACTTTAGAAATGCAGTTACCGGAAACTACATTGCATGGTTTGGATGAATTTAAGTCGTGGTACGAGCGCATAATTCACACCTTCTTTGATGAAGTACATACTCTACAAACATTAGATATTACAACTACACGCGATCGCGCTGACATTCAGTTGATTGTACGGTGGGAAGCTAGCCGCTGGAACGCACCCACACCAAAGAGCGAAAGGTTAGCCTTCGATGCAGCTCAAAGATGGGTTCTGACGCGATCGCCTAACACCCAACAACCCGCGATCGTCACATATATCGTAGACTCCCTAACTCCCTTACCTGGATTCCCCAACCTCTAAAACCATTTTGGATTTTAGATTTTGAAGGTTTTGACTTTTGACTATTCTTACTAAGGAGCATTCATGAACATCCAAGACATAATTACCAAATACTACGACTCTGCAAATGCAGGTGATTGGAATACTTGGCTATCCCTTTTTGC
This window of the Chroococcidiopsis sp. CCMEE 29 genome carries:
- a CDS encoding nuclear transport factor 2 family protein — translated: MPIIRVTLLEDFASSQQKSEIVQELSNTLANVMGEIVRPYTYALVDEVSSGAWSIQGGALMTEEMMRAGIGTSNQQRALRLTEQRVRQAYDVLASGDRQRIEEYWDKDMTWLVPGHNQISGLKRGLDEFLSFMDKVGFLTDNSFQMSWDRVLITGDTSVDIRHNTGHRAGDETRRLDIDVVHVLRWHEGKVIEGRGAIFGDGTAQFDEFWR